The following proteins come from a genomic window of Rutidosis leptorrhynchoides isolate AG116_Rl617_1_P2 chromosome 10, CSIRO_AGI_Rlap_v1, whole genome shotgun sequence:
- the LOC139871605 gene encoding uncharacterized protein codes for MEKGNLTREEPSSTGWGASFFVQANEDVSVTPPSPSARPSVVFSSKGETGSPLQKLQNQFVRVLKGLSSPLEDKSQTYNPEVLTSQKRQWASFQLQALHQRILKEPSRLFESMVVVGLHPSCDINALQRQYFGRRSEGPGRLRNALSGQHQFRVEPNLEPQVLFVYPPDKQLPLRSKDLLSFCFPGGLEVHTIERTPSMSELNEIFLGQEHLKQNDLSFVFRLQGADDSTLYGCCVLVDELVQQPSRLISMTGDGIFSSPPVSRHILTTRRCYCILTRLPFFELHFDVLNSIFIEERLERLTKSISNLDLESPYENETYLENKMNGFPGEYEAQEMVNGTTKTIELSSRRNSINGTTTTTTDEVEFVSLDKEVSGCVVSVSPQMEMDSSNKKEKECVVVDVAEEISKTFDSPVHDTVSSKQLTQKRVPHAILPLLRYQQYDSSDSSSSFQGSLSEDRNFRSDNDSAETEETSFSGQQQDNELNEILDWAKANNHGSLQIICEYHRLCVPTRGSKIEFHPLEHLHPLEFHRPDETVLRISGSTIDLMSCSTSFELAEAHRALTVEEEATSLSVWAVSCLCGSLRLEHILTIFAGALLEKQIVFVCSNLGILSASVLSIIPLIRPYQWQSFFMPVLPNDMLDFLDAPVPFIVGVKSKTAEVQSKSGNVILVDVNKNQLKTSSSIPAFPQYKELCAALSPYHAQLVGESYLGRRRPVYDCTDVQVEAAKGFLRVLRSYLDSLCSNLRSHTITNVQSNNDKVSLLLKESFIESFASRDRPFIKVFVETQLFSVHTDLVLSLFQKD; via the exons ATGGAAAAAGGTAATTTAACTCGTGAAGAGCCGAGTAGCACGGGTTGGGGTGCTTCATTCTTTGTGCAAGCAAATGAAGATGTCTCAGTTACTCCACCTTCCCCTTCAGCTCGGCCATCCGTTGTGTTTTCATCAAAAGGGGAGACTGGTAGCCCTCTTCAGAAGCTTCAGAATCAATTTGTCAGAGTACTGAAAGGCCTGTCATCTCCTCTTGAAGACAAGAGTCAAACTTACAACCCTGAAGTATTAACTAGCCAAAAACGTCAATGGGCAAGCTTTCAATTGCAGGCCCTG CACCAGAGGATATTAAAAGAACCGTCAAGGCTGTTTGAAAGCATGGTAGTGGTTGGATTGCATCCAAGTTGTGACATTAACGCACTTCAGAGACAGTATTTTGGTAGAAGATCTGAAGGTCCAGGGAGGCTTCGCAACGCACTTAGTGGTCAGCATCAGTTTCGTGTAGAACCTAATCTCGAGCCTCAG GTTCTTTTTGTATATCCTCCAGACAAACAGCTGCCTCTAAGGTCAAAGGATCTTCTTTCATTCTGCTTTCCAGGTGGATTAGAG GTTCACACCATTGAAAGAACACCATCAATGAGTGAACTGAATGAAATTTTTCTTGGACAG GAGCACCTTAAACAAAATGACCTGTCATTTGTATTCAGGTTGCAG GGTGCAGATGATTCAACTTTGTATGGTTGCTGTGTTCTAGTTGATGAGTTGGTACAACAACCGTCTAGGTTAATATCTATGACCGGAGACGGAATATTTTCGTCACCACCTGTAAGCCGACATATCTTAACTACTCGGCGGTGTTACTGCATTCTTACAAGGCTTCCTTTTTTTGAACTGCATTTTGATGTGTTGAACAG CATCTTCATCGAAGAAAGGTTAGAACGTTTAACAAAAAGTATTAGCAACTTAGATCTAGAATCACCGTATGAGAACGAAACATATTTGGAGAACAAAATGAATGGCTTTCCTGGTGAATACGAAGCGCAAGAAATGGTGAATGGAACCACAAAAACCATCGAATTAAGCAGTAGGAGAAATTCTATCaatggaacaacaacaacaacaacagatgAGGTAGAGTTTGTTTCATTGGACAAAGAAGTGAGTGGTTGTGTTGTATCGGTCAGTCCTCAAATGGAGATGGATTCAtctaataagaaagaaaaagaatgtgtAGTAGTAGATGTTGCTGAGGAAATATCTAAAACTTTTGATAGTCCTGTTCATGACACGGTTTCCAGCAAGCAACTTACTCAGAAGCGCGTACCACATGCAATTTTACCTCTTCTTCGTTATCAACAATATGATAGCTCTGACTCTTCCTCAAG TTTTCAGGGATCTCTTAGTGAAGATAGGAACTTTAGGAGTGACAATGATTCAGCAGAGACAGAAGAGACATCTTTTTCTGGTCAACAACAAGATAATGAACTCAACGAGATTCTTGATTGGGCTAAG GCCAACAACCACGGATCCTTGCAGATTATATGTGAGTATCATCGTTTATGTGTCCCCACAAGAGGTTCGAAAATCGAGTTCCACCCACTTGAGCATCTGCATCCTTTGGAATTTCATAGACCAGATGAAACAGTTTTACGTATATCTGGTTCAACTATTGATTTGATGTCCTGCAGCACTAGTTTTGAACTGGCAGAG GCTCACAGGGCACTTACTGTGGAGGAGGAGGCAACCTCATTATCAGTGTGGGCAGTTTCATGCTTATGTGGATCTTTGCGTCTTGAGCAT ATCTTGACAATATTTGCTGGTGCTCTGCTGGAGAAGCAGATTGTATTTGTGTGTTCTAATCTG GGAATATTGTCTGCTTCAGTGTTGTCGATTATCCCTCTGATTCGTCCCTACCAGTGGCAGAGCTTCTTTATGCCG GTTTTGCCGAATGACATGCTGGATTTTTTGGATGCACCTGTTCCTTTTATT GTTGGTGTGAAGAGCAAAACTGCCGAAGTACAATCCAAGTCGGGGAATGTAATACTTGTTGATGTGAACAAGAACCAG CTCAAAACATCGTCGTCAATACCAGCTTTCCCTCAGTACAAAGAGTTATGTGCAGCCTTGAGTCCGTATCATGCTCAGCTTGTGGGAGAAAGTTATTTAGGGAGAAGAAGGCCAGTTTATGATTGCACTGATGTGCAG GTAGAAGCTGCAAAGGGATTTCTCAGAGTATTGCGATCTTACTTGGATTCACTTTGCTCTAACCTGCGCTCTCACACCATTACAAATGTTCAGTCAAATAACGATAAG GTATCATTGCTCTTGAAGGAGAGTTTCATCGAGTCTTTTGCTAGTCGTGATCGGCCTTTTATAAAG gTTTTTGTGGAGACACAACTGTTTTCTGTACATACTGACCTGGTGTTATCTCTGTTCCAAAAGGATTAG
- the LOC139872398 gene encoding vacuolar protein sorting-associated protein 2 homolog 1: MSFLFGKKKTPAELLRENKRMIDKSIREIERERQGLQAQEKKLIVEIKKSAKQGQMGAVKVMAKDLIRTRHQIEKFYKLKSQLQGVSLRIQTLKSTQAMGEAMKGVTKAMGQMNRQMNLPSLQKIMQEFERQNEKMEMVSEVMGDAIDDALEGDEEEDETEELVSQVLDEIGIDINQELMNAPSGAVSVPAAKSKVAQAEAPAATDDGGIDSDLQARLDNLRKM, from the exons ATGAGTTTTCTGTTCGGAAAGAAGAAAACACCCGCAG AGCTCCTGCGGGAAAACAAGAGAATGATCGATAAATCTATTAGAGAAATTGAAAGAGAGAGACAAGGTTTGCAAGCACAAGAAAAGAAATTGATTGTTGAGATCAAGAAAAGTGCCAAGCAAGGTCAGATG GGAGCTGTCAAGGTGATGGCGAAAGACCTTATCAGGACACGTCATCAAATTGAGAAATTCTACAAGCTTAAATCCCAACTGCAGGGTGTATCGCTTCGAATTCAG ACGTTGAAGTCCACTCAAGCAATGGGTGAAGCAATGAAAGGTGTAACGAAGGCTATGGGCCAAATGAACAGACAGATGAACCTACCATCGTTACAGAAAATAATGCAAGAGTTTGAAAGGCAAAACGAGAAAATGGAAATGGTAAGTGAGGTGATGGGTGACGCTATTGATGATGCCTTGGAaggagatgaagaagaagatgaaactgAGGAGCTGGTCAGTCAGGTTTTAGATGAGATTGGTATTGACATCAATCAAGAG TTGATGAATGCACCCTCTGGGGCAGTATCAGTCCCAGCTGCAAAGAGTAAGGTGGCGCAAGCTGAAGCACCTGCAGCGACTGATGATGGCGGGATTGACAGTGATTTGCAGGCTAGGTTAGATAATTTGAGAAAAATGTAA